GCTCGGGTATTCAGGCTCAGACCTTATTATTTGATAAGGGAGCATTATGGAGCTACAAAGACAATAATCAGGCTCAGCCCACAGGATGGAATGCTAAGACCTATGATGTTTCAACATGGACAGTTGGCAATGGCCCGCTAGGTTACGGGGATCCTGTAACAACAACAATTAACTCCGGGCTTACTACTGCTTATTTTGCTAAGGATTTTACCGTTGACCTTTCTGCGCTTTCTGATACTATGGAACTTGGTGTGATGAGAGATGATGGTATTATTGTATACCTTAACGGTGAAGAAGTGGTAAGAGACAATATGCCGGCGGGTATTGTTACATTCAATACTTTCTCTAGTACAACCATTGATGGGGCTGCAGAAAATGTATACAATATTTTTTCTATTCCAAAATCAAAATTTGTAAACGGTGTCAACAGAATCTCTGTTGAATTACATAACAGAAGTGCAACCAGTTCAGACCTTAGAATTGATGCTTATCTTAAGACAACTGCAAATACTACAAACCCTGTAGCTTGTAACGGAACACATATCAGCTGTTTTACGTCTATCGTTCCTACAGCACAAACGGATAAACTGATCATTCCTTCGGAGCATAAATATCAGCTTATCTTAAAAGAGGGCGACAGCTATACCGAAGGTGGAGGATTAGTAGGAGGTCAGAATGACTTTACAGCCTATGTACCAAAAACAGGAAGCAGTACAAACGGATATCTTTCCGTAAACCATGAAACAAATCCTGGAGGAGTTACAATGGCAGAGATCAATTACAATGCTTCTACCAAACTTTGGCAGCTAACCAAATCCAGAGCTGTAAGCTTCTCAGATCCCAGTCTGGTACAGACGATCAGAAACTGTTCAGGAGGAATTACACCTTGGGGAACAGTGGTTACCGCAGAAGAATCTGTTACTTCCAATGATCTGAATGCAGATGGATACAAAGATTACGGCTGGTTGGTAGAGATTGATCCCGCCACAGCTCAGGTCATCTCTAAAAACCCGAACGGTTCCAAAGGAAAACTTTGGCAGATGGGAATTATGAACCATGAGAATGTAGTGATCAACAATGCAGGAACTATTGCATATTATGGAGAAGACGGAGGAACTCACATGGTGTATAAATATATTATGGATACTCCAAACGATCTTTCTTCAGGAAATCTATATGTATTAAAATTAGACCAGGGATTAACGGCAGCAGGAGATCCGGCAGGAACTACAGCAACATGGATTCAGGTGCCGAATAAAACAAAGGCAGATCAAAATAATACAGCATCATTAGCTTTGTCATTAGGAGGTACTAAATTTAATGGAGTAGAAGATGTAGACATCAGCCCATTGGATGGCAGAATTTATTTTACAGCAAAAGGATTAGACAGAGTGTACCGTTTACAGGATAACGGAATGACGGCTTCACAGGTAGAGACTTTCGTAGGAGGAAGTTCTACAGTATATTCTTTCAATACAGCTCAGGGAATGAAATCCGAAGTATGGGCAGATGGTAATGATAACCTTACTTTTGACGAGCTTGGAAACCTTTGGGTTCTTCAGGATGGTGGTAAGAACTATATTTGGGTAATTGCACCGGATCATACTCAGGCTGATCCGAAAGTAAGACTATTTGCTTCTATGCCGGCAGGAGCAGAGCCTACAGGTCTTACATTTACTCCGGATCATAAATTTGGTTTCTTCTCAGTTCAGCACCCGGATTCAACCATTTCTACAGACGTAGATGCAACGGGGAATACAATCAACTATAAAGGAAAATCAGCAACTGTTGTTATTGCTCTTAAGAATAACTTAGGTATCGAAGGATCTTTAGGAACAATCGAAAACAATACAGCAGAAAATACAGTAACTGTCGCTCCAAACCCTACTTCAGGGATCGTGAAAATCAATTCAGGAAAAGGACTGAAAGATATTTCAGTAACAGCTTACAGTATGGATGGCAAAATTGTTTACACGAAGAAATTCAATGGTACAAGCAAAGCTTTGGACCTGGACTTTACGCAGCAGTTGGAAGGATCTCGTGTTTTAATTTTAAATATTGAAGCAGAAGGAGGTTTCCAGAAGACCGTAAAACTTTTAAAGAAGTAAATTATTAATAATTCCAGTCTGGCAGCAACTTTTTGCTGCCAGTCTTTTATATTTATGAAAAAGCTTATCTTACTTGTTTCCATCGTATCACTTTCTCAGCTCAAGGCTCAGATTGATCCTGTTAAATATCCTACTTTTACCAATATTGAGGATGCTTTAGCCAGTAAAAAAACAGTTTACAGTATCAGTTTTCGGGAAAAAGGAATGTTCAATCTTCCTCCAAAGACTGTAAAGCTGGACTCAGTATTTTTTCTGAATATTATGGCCAATAAGCTTGAAAAGATGGATCAGGAATTATTTGCACTAAAAGAACTTGAAATACTGAACGTTAATGAAAACAGTATTAAATACATCCCTGATGAAATAAGCCAGCTTAAAAAACTGACCACATTCTCGATGAACCTTAATAGCCTGACCAGCATCAATCCTAATATTGCAAAGCTTCAGAACTTAAAAGTAGTTCATTTTGATGCCAATAATCTGAACGTTTTTCCGGAAGCATTAATGCAGATTCCAACGCTGGAAGAAATCAACCTGCAGGGGAACCAGATCAGCTTTATTGCAGACAGACTGCATCAGATTAAAAATCTGAAATTTTTAAACCTTTCAGATAATCAGATCAATGATTTGGGAAATTTATCCTTTCCTAAAAACTTAAAATATCTTGAATTACAGCAGAATGC
This genomic window from Chryseobacterium sp. MEBOG06 contains:
- a CDS encoding leucine-rich repeat domain-containing protein produces the protein MKKLILLVSIVSLSQLKAQIDPVKYPTFTNIEDALASKKTVYSISFREKGMFNLPPKTVKLDSVFFLNIMANKLEKMDQELFALKELEILNVNENSIKYIPDEISQLKKLTTFSMNLNSLTSINPNIAKLQNLKVVHFDANNLNVFPEALMQIPTLEEINLQGNQISFIADRLHQIKNLKFLNLSDNQINDLGNLSFPKNLKYLELQQNAIVKLPENLFKSRNLEFLNVSGNNITEISSRIKGLKNIVSMNLANNNLKDIPVEIKQLKNLKTLILTGNPIEKNKIENLKTSLPETQIYF
- a CDS encoding alkaline phosphatase PhoX — translated: MKKKLLTIGTLALLACSGIQAQTLLFDKGALWSYKDNNQAQPTGWNAKTYDVSTWTVGNGPLGYGDPVTTTINSGLTTAYFAKDFTVDLSALSDTMELGVMRDDGIIVYLNGEEVVRDNMPAGIVTFNTFSSTTIDGAAENVYNIFSIPKSKFVNGVNRISVELHNRSATSSDLRIDAYLKTTANTTNPVACNGTHISCFTSIVPTAQTDKLIIPSEHKYQLILKEGDSYTEGGGLVGGQNDFTAYVPKTGSSTNGYLSVNHETNPGGVTMAEINYNASTKLWQLTKSRAVSFSDPSLVQTIRNCSGGITPWGTVVTAEESVTSNDLNADGYKDYGWLVEIDPATAQVISKNPNGSKGKLWQMGIMNHENVVINNAGTIAYYGEDGGTHMVYKYIMDTPNDLSSGNLYVLKLDQGLTAAGDPAGTTATWIQVPNKTKADQNNTASLALSLGGTKFNGVEDVDISPLDGRIYFTAKGLDRVYRLQDNGMTASQVETFVGGSSTVYSFNTAQGMKSEVWADGNDNLTFDELGNLWVLQDGGKNYIWVIAPDHTQADPKVRLFASMPAGAEPTGLTFTPDHKFGFFSVQHPDSTISTDVDATGNTINYKGKSATVVIALKNNLGIEGSLGTIENNTAENTVTVAPNPTSGIVKINSGKGLKDISVTAYSMDGKIVYTKKFNGTSKALDLDFTQQLEGSRVLILNIEAEGGFQKTVKLLKK